In Pseudomonas fluorescens NCIMB 11764, a single window of DNA contains:
- the araD1 gene encoding AraD1 family protein, translating into MRLIQFENSVGERQVGVVEGSQVQVLKGTRSTRELALAAIRAQRSLQDEVASRGTEPGPDYAQLLQQGQVLPPLDHEDPAHCLISGTGLTHLGSASARDKMHQQDGAVEAGMTDTMRIFKWGLEGGKPAAGQVGAQPEWFYKGDGSIVVRPGADFPVPPFAEDAGEEPELTGLYVIGDDGLPYRVGYALGNEFSDHVMERRNYLYLAHSKLRFCAYGPELRVGELPRHLAGTSRIIRNGETLWEKEFLSGEDNMCHSLANLEFHHFKYAQFLRPGDVHVHYFGTATLSFADGVKTQPGDRFQISLDAFGAPLENGIGESAQPLAIGQVRSL; encoded by the coding sequence ATGCGCCTGATTCAATTTGAAAATTCTGTCGGTGAGCGCCAGGTCGGCGTTGTCGAAGGTTCACAGGTCCAGGTGCTGAAAGGCACCCGCAGCACCCGTGAACTGGCACTCGCGGCGATCCGCGCCCAACGCAGCCTGCAAGATGAAGTCGCTTCACGCGGCACCGAGCCTGGCCCGGATTACGCGCAGCTGTTGCAGCAGGGCCAGGTCCTGCCGCCGCTGGACCACGAAGACCCGGCCCATTGCCTGATCAGCGGCACCGGCCTGACCCATCTGGGCAGCGCCTCGGCACGGGACAAGATGCACCAGCAGGACGGCGCCGTTGAAGCCGGCATGACCGATACCATGCGCATTTTCAAGTGGGGCCTGGAGGGCGGAAAACCCGCCGCCGGCCAGGTCGGCGCGCAACCGGAATGGTTCTACAAAGGCGACGGCAGCATCGTCGTGCGCCCCGGCGCGGACTTCCCGGTGCCGCCGTTTGCCGAAGACGCCGGAGAGGAACCTGAGCTGACCGGCCTCTACGTGATCGGCGACGACGGCCTGCCATATCGCGTCGGTTATGCGCTGGGCAACGAGTTCTCCGACCATGTCATGGAGCGGCGCAATTACCTCTACCTCGCGCACTCGAAATTGCGTTTCTGCGCCTACGGTCCGGAACTGCGCGTCGGTGAGTTGCCCCGGCATCTGGCGGGCACCAGTCGCATCATCCGCAACGGCGAAACCCTCTGGGAAAAAGAGTTTCTCAGCGGCGAAGACAACATGTGCCACAGCCTTGCCAACCTCGAATTCCATCACTTCAAGTACGCGCAGTTTCTGCGGCCCGGCGATGTCCACGTGCATTACTTCGGCACCGCCACACTGTCATTTGCCGACGGGGTGAAAACCCAACCGGGCGATCGCTTCCAGATCAGCCTCGATGCGTTCGGCGCACCGCTGGAAAACGGCATCGGCGAAAGCGCCCAGCCGTTGGCCATCGGCCAAGTTCGTTCGCTTTAA